In Lolium perenne isolate Kyuss_39 unplaced genomic scaffold, Kyuss_2.0 unplaced26, whole genome shotgun sequence, a single genomic region encodes these proteins:
- the LOC127330327 gene encoding pathogenesis-related protein PRMS-like, whose product MQQIAMAPVACVAIFSLALASLSPAGAIDTPGNNNNNDNGVTVAAPRRVPAAAQFLQVHNDARRAVGVAPLAWNATLELDAKRKAEALGVQCKLSPPLKWDNDRFYGGNTYWGGGFQDGAAVAGAWVYERRWYDHGADACAPGEECRSYRQVVWNTTTQLGCARRTCRSSRDTVGVCRYFPRGNYAGVPPY is encoded by the coding sequence ATGCAGCAGATCGCCATGGCTCCTGTCGCCTGCGTCGCGATCTTCTCACTCGCACTGGCCTCGCTATCGCCGGCCGGAGCCATCGACACCcccggcaacaacaacaacaacgacaACGGCGTCACCGTCGCGGCCCCCAGACGCGTACCGGCGGCGGCGCAGTTCCTGCAGGTGCACAACGACGCGCGCCGCGCGGTCGGCGTGGCGCCCCTGGCGTGGAACGCGACGCTGGAGCTGGACGCCAAGCGGAAAGCGGAGGCGCTCGGCGTCCAGTGCAAGCTTTCGCCGCCGTTGAAGTGGGACAACGACCGGTTCTACGGGGGGAACACCTACTGGGGCGGCGGGTTCCAGGACGGGGCCGCCGTGGCGGGCGCGTGGGTGTACGAGCGGCGGTGGTACGACCACGGCGCCGACGCGTGCGCGCCCGGCGAGGAGTGCCGGTCCTACAGGCAGGTGGTGTGGAACACCACGACGCAGCTCGGCTGCGCCCGCCGCACCTGCCGGAGCAGCCGTGACACCGTGGGTGTGTGCAGGTACTTCCCTCGGGGGAACTACGCCGGCGTGCCGCCATACTGA
- the LOC127330325 gene encoding uncharacterized protein, producing MDTDDGRRARAAAIVADILSAHNTARRAVGVAPLTWSTGIAELAKRYAGSRRGDCEPRRSSLFNFGENAVVGKGRRWNASALVAQWVDEGRLYHRATASCAAPAGLSGCARYTQVVWRNTTQLGCGKIVCDSGDTLLVCDYFPPGNYGTGPIITALPLQTSPNRTHKTQNSFTMSPFACLAAFSLALASLSSPAAAMSIPSHNHGAAVGAPVVPSWKQFLQVQNDARGAVGVQPLTWNWTIELDAMRYANELRVPCSLSPIAWPTDGVYGRNLYRAGGHHNAAHAAAAWVDERRWFDRRANACAQGKTCGDYTQVVWNTTTHVGCARRTCKNGLDTVAVCNYFPPGNYVGVAPY from the exons ATGGACACCGACGACGGCCGCcgtgctcgcgccgccgccatcgtcgctGACATTCTGTCGGCGCACAACACGGCGCGGCGGGCGGTCGGGGTGGCGCCCCTGACTTGGAGCACGGGGATCGCGGAGCTCGCCAAGCGCTACGCCGGCTCCCGCCGCGGGGACTGCGAGCCGCGGCGCTCGTCGCTGTTCAACTTCGGCGAGAACGCGGTGGTGGGGAAGGGGCGTCGCTGGAACGCCTCGGCGCTGGTCGCGCAGTGGGTGGACGAGGGGCGGCTGTACCACCGCGCCACAGCCTCGTGCGCGGCGCCGGCGGGGCTGTCCGGGTGCGCGCGGTACACGCAGGTCGTGTGGCGCAACACGACGCAGCTCGGCTGCGGTAAAATCGTCTGCGACTCCGGCGACACGCTGCTCGTCTGCGACTACTTCCCACCGGGAAACTATGGCACCGGCCCG ATAATCACCGCACTTCCCCTGCAAACTTCACCAAACCGAACACACAAAACACAGAACAGTTTCACCATGTCTCCTTTCGCCTGCCTCGCCGCCTTCTCCCTCGCACTGGCCTCGCTGTCATCGCCGGCTGCAGCCATGAGCATCCCCAGCCATAACCATGGCGCCGCTGTCGGGGCACCCGTCGTGCCCTCGTGGAAGCAGTTCCTGCAGGTGCAGAACGACGCCCGGGGCGCGGTCGGCGTGCAGCCGTTGACATGGAACTGGACGATCGAGCTGGACGCCATGAGGTACGCGAACGAGCTCCGGGTCCCCTGCAGCCTATCGCCGATAGCGTGGCCCACCGACGGGGTCTACGGGCGGAACCTCTACCGGGCCGGCGGGCACCACAACGCGGCGcacgcggcggcggcgtgggtggACGAGCGGCGGTGGTTCGACCGCCGCGCCAACGCCTGCGCGCAGGGCAAGACGTGCGGGGACTACACGCAGGTGGTGTGGAACACCACCACGCACGTCGGCTGCGCCCGCCGGACATGCAAGAACGGCCTCGACACCGTCGCCGTCTGCAACTACTTCCCTCCCGGAAACTATGTCGGCGTGGCGCCCTACTGA